One window of the Hoplias malabaricus isolate fHopMal1 chromosome Y, fHopMal1.hap1, whole genome shotgun sequence genome contains the following:
- the LOC136678642 gene encoding microtubule-associated protein 1A-like isoform X1 → MEIEEARAVAMETAAGAAVPSAEHRYALIVIGELSAEHQLEKVKKRIKQGFLSWAVDLNICDLNRELQLFETKHSAHFSSEVKGQRLLQYKSDVLETVVLVNPSENNIAIEIRTLLCDSARHKLLVLCGQSSDQGGDIILQSGVFGWKNFSDIITSQRIKDFLGQSAPGEPACLTVCCAAEGAWSSLELNPEQYLLDIRLNPDPVLPEMEGVTEFTEYVSETVDVPSPFELLEPPTSGGFLKLSKPCCYIFPGGRGDSALFAVNGFNILIDGGSDRKSCFWKLVRHLDRIDSVLLTHIGADNLAGINGLLQRKIAEQEEEPSQGSNAYGEWMKNLISPELGVVFFNVPEKLKMSEPTLKVKRSIEEASLTLQYLSKLGIRPEPLCRVVSNTIEPVTLFHKLGVGKLDMYILNPVKDSKEMQFFMQKWAGNSKAKTGIILANGKEGEISVPYLTSVTALVVWVPASPTEKIVRVLFPGNAPQNKIFEGLEKLRHLDFLRYPVATQKDILAGAPPPVIKQTKLKPRTDSKESLKSSPKMHATTKASKKEANEDIESKSDSIKENKVEKKPKKLKESVSSPKPVKARTDTVKAEKKKLLREKSPKKQDKDKVAKMEEKKDKEKKEIKKEKREVKSVKKDDNKESKLKEEKKTDSSKPELRKITKPDLKPFTPEVRKTLNKAKVQTKPKMEKTKAAKEQENRPAAQQVAKKKQENDRSLVSSPEDLTKDFEALRQEEMSKSKLLPNIQSSTFNDTKVPHIESPDEGITTTDVETESPHEEKQLYSAKTSKSPTKSDEKFEDEGAGMEDDNEEYNTETKTAEVSHVIGKADEKKWPDMTDKQVDFGKTTKKSESEEEEDVIEKAELEEAEDIVHEDELKYKSEAAKKEKLDKDWDSKQSETKSAKPVVAAEHISFIQDETIPGYSETEQTISDEEIHDDAEDRIPHLRYDVGSYDISVPSETGCFDTIHGVKEMKPPTISVASDLTVKGSSVGQEPALSAFASNIIAAPLAEEEHISSATSITEYDKLSSFATSVTEDQSIASVTAPPTEDAGKNSLLLDTINSIPSSSRTEGKEYLHSAGTISPTSSLEEDKCFKSPPSEEYQPVVPELEALSKPTTQVHEEDEEDEEEDEDQTPNIDVPLGKLHEGYASAAMQDQEQGFDKSPSSMAPLSSPFSQVKDDKMTCLSQVEPTKAEVAEKPLPSATNFSSTPETSATSEPEGRCLSPDESTMRMASPTQSGPTSSGYSPTEEKAQKSITMEKEDQMDKDTKHETVPLIDANEKTSVKITEDECDPFKKGFSSTRATFDDSGEEEDEEEEEEEVEEDEEAEENDYYKEEGLKTCGKTKYKEERESTFLDEEFTCEPQSLKEEKLSGKEKEETEKEDKPQDMTHLEKERKVQMLGFEEEEDSETEDCTYSTVKGSQGKLDSVSVGQGKKDVLYSEGDDTTATSKDADKSVHFNLYSFPEREKGPKDEYMREVRQDTPYVGKTFTYSDTYDSKSSSVDSSYSPKLTKDFMDKFDENESIEKEADKKDSTYSTSSFEMTNDSPFEQSLKEVSSASYSETKTMYGASYMSDVSEGKSTEQLAKVEPETAEKSPRSFSPVRDPFSVKFDEPTVIGKTEVSAPASNDFLDDFTASGFSAKSSGPAQSLSSAQGAIAKDMKMLAHGEDDDDEEEDEEDDDEDEDDDEMYGRRVSDSDQEKGAKDRSEKEFNPFSGVSSTVSPPFKEGKKDTFQDFGLSTESFGKPPAPAPFESTVSHKSPEEAFSVTKDEASSLLSSSHMTTYTSGYEYSYGEEKDAFPSNQFEGKVQTEDSFDKSYLPLSTKSSEDKFHDEKDVEFEKQKTPDVVAKKPGDSVSPGFNYATTTATAYSSSSSYSHSSSASASLSTSRQFGDELETPASGGYEYSSFKDEHSLVMDSPFSSSSGLVKDEYLEVSEKLTPATTTAESTSSLARFSPLSPFEEIKPFPTHSVPSTDDKREEVASSASGTLDKGPQGACFYKPEWGDDTNLQAEYGATGPYSPPSQSVDKDPLTKDLFAASLTPRGDATEKQYYEDTESSEEEDDYMCERSPFTAVQADKKDNPFSLTEQLTMDTTASKVGTLPDVLTYSSSKPETANGPAEMSMVAPDGFGGASKTTTASLLKSEVKSEEYEAGKIRNPFEWEMMQQRGIYPGASPPHYRHEDEYEEEEEMEPEHPPRPLSLASADQSFQSSYYKEDSGRQDDSDHPPDVCMGASPFSSSASPGYSSSEYKQRKGDTSPSFINPNLCQLSSDEEDEDEHSQDFDQQQPAGKTRYHTQPHHHSHREDSESQHLSGAAAAGIGLAGEDTPPTSVSESLPSQTDSDVPPGTEECPSITAEGNVESDEDADYLPVDKSSGAYGGKHYSSRSSEKNHDPLPSPMRDPAPFPPHPDVCMVDPEALSSLTDKPLKKDPKAKGLRKSKSKSPGRKADARSKRSPSKDTSPRTTSLKKKDIDDDVSRSSHNTGRGLVNGIKSMSVSNAAKSSSAAPPGAPIYVDLAYIPNHCSAKNVDQEFFKRVRSAYYVVSGNDSSSGEPSRVVLDALLEGKSQWGSNLQVTLIPTHDTEVMREWYQQTHEKQQELNIMVLASSSTVVMQDESFPACKIEF, encoded by the exons GACAAAGACTTCTGCAATACAAGAGTGATGTCCTTGAGACAGTTGTGTTGGTGAATCCATCTGAGAACAATATCGCAATAGAG ATCAGAACCCTGCTCTGTGACTCCGCCAGACACAAGCTATTGGTTCTATGTGGTCAGAGCTCTGACCAAGGTGGTGACATCATCCTTCAAAGTGGTGTCTTTGGCTGGAAGAACTTTTCTGATATCATCACAAGTCAAAGA ATTAAAGACTTCCTGGGCCAGTCAGCTCCAGGAGAACCAGCGTGTCTGACTGTGTGCTGTGCAGCGGAGGGAGCCTGGAGCTCCCTGGAGCTCAATCCGGAGCAGTATCTGCTGGACATTCGACTGAACCCTGACCCTGTGCTGCCTGAGATGGAGGGCGTGACAGAGTTTACGGAGTACGTCTCAGAGACGGTGGACGTCCCCTCTCCTTTTGAGCTGCTGGAGCCTCCCACCTCAGGAGGGTTTCTGAAATTGTCCAAGCCATGCTGCTACATCTTCCCTGGAGGAAGGGGCGATTCCGCCCTGTTTGCAGTCAATGGCTTCAATATTTTGATTGATGGCGGCTCAGATCGCAAGTCCTGTTTCTGGAAGCTGGTGCGACACTTGGATCGGATAGATTCTGTTCTCCTTACCCACATTGGAGCAGACAATCTTGCTGGAATTAATGGACTGTTGCAGAGGAAAATTGCGGAGCAGGAGGAGGAACCATCCCAAGGCTCCAATGCCTACGGAGAATGGATGAAAAACCTGATCTCACCTGAGCTTGGTGTGGTGTTCTTTAACGTTCCAGAAAAGCTAAAGATGTCAGAACCAACGCTGAAAGTGAAAAGGAGCATAGAAGAGGCCTCTTTGACTTTGCAGTACCTCAGCAAACTTGGTATCAGGCCGGAGCCTCTCTGTCGAGTTGTTAGCAACACAATCGAGCCCGTCACACTTTTTCACAAACTGGGGGTTGGCAAGTTAGACATGTACATCCTTAACCCTGTCAAGGACAGTAAGGAAATGCAGTTCTTTATGCAGAAGTGGGCAGGTAACAGCAAGGCGAAAACCGGTATCATCTTGGCAAATGGAAAAGAGGGGGAAATATCTGTTCCTTACCTCACATCAGTAACAGCCCTTGTTGTCTGGGTTCCTGCCAGCCCCACTGAGAAGATTGTGAGGGTGCTGTTTCCAGGAAATGCCCCACAGAACAAAATTTTTGAGGGCCTGGAAAAGCTGAGGCATCTTGACTTTTTGCGCTATCCAGTGGCAACTCAGAAAGACATATTGGCCGGAGCTCCCCCTCCagtcataaaacaaacaaaactgaaacCGAGGACCGATAGCAAGGAAAGCCTCAAATCCTCACCCAAAATGCATGCCACCACTAAAGCAAGCAAAAAAGAGGCAAATGAAGACATCGAATCCAAGAGTGACTCCATAAAGGAGAACAAAGTTGAAAAGAAGCCGAAGAAGTTGAAGGAGAGTGTTTCAAGTCCCAAACCCGTGAAAGCCCGTACAGACACAGTGAaggcagagaaaaagaaattgTTGAGAGAAAAATCTCCTAAAAAGCAGGACAAAGATAAGGTGGCCAAaatggaggaaaagaaagacaaagaaaagaaagagattaAGAAGGAAAAGAGGGAGGTGAAATCTGTGAAAAAAGATGACAACAAAGAATCCAAAttgaaagaagaaaagaagacaGATTCAAGTAAACCAGAGTTAAGGAAAATCACTAAACCTGACCTGAAGCCTTTCACACCTGAAGTCAGGAAGACCCTGAACAAAGCAAAGGTTCAAACAAAGCCAAAGatggaaaaaacaaaagcagccaAGGAGCAAGAGAACAGACCTGCTGCGCAACAGGTTGCTAAGAAGAAACAGGAAAACGACAGATCCTTGGTTTCATCCCCAGAGGACCTTACCAAGGATTTTGAAGCACTGAGACAAGAAGAGATGTCCAAGAGCAAATTGCTACCAAATATTCAATCTTCAACTTTCAACGACACAAAAGTCCCTCATATCGAGTCCCCCGACGAAGGAATAACCACTACTGATGTCGAAACCGAATCCCCTCATGAGGAAAAGCAGCTGTATTCAGCAAAGACAAGTAAATCCCCAACAAAGAGTGATGAGAAATTTGAGGATGAAGGTGCTGGTATGGAGGATGACAATGAGGAGTACAACACAGAGACCAAGACAGCAGAAGTTTCACATGTCATTGGCAAGGCAGATGAGAAGAAATGGCCAGACATGACGGACAAACAAGTGGATTTCGGAAAGACCACAAAAAAGAGTGAAagtgaggaggaagaggatgtTATTGAGAAGGCAGAGTTGGAGGAAGCAGAGGATATAGTTCATGAGGATGAGCTGAAATACAAATCTGAGGCGGCTAAGAAAGAAAAACTTGACAAGGACTGGGACTCCAAACAGAGTGAAACAAAATCGGCCAAACCTGTCGTGGCTGCCGAGCATATTTCGTTTATCCAAGACGAGACCATTCCTGGATATTCCGAGACTGAACAGACCATTTCTGATGAGGAGATCCATGACGATGCAGAAGATAGGATCCCACATCTCCGTTACGATGTCGGCTCATATGACATTTCTGTCCCTAGTGAGACTGGCTGCTTTGACACCATCCATGGTGTAAAAGAGATGAAACCACCAACAATATCGGTTGCGTCTGATCTCACTGTAAAAGGAAGTAGCGTGGGCCAAGAGCCAGCTTTATCTGCATTTGCCTCAAATATTATTGCAGCACCGCTGGCAGAAGAGGAACATATATCTTCTGCCACTTCCATTACAGAGTATGATAAGTTATCTTCATTCGCAACATCTGTCACTGAGGATCAGTCTATTGCATCTGTGACAGCGCCTCCAACTGAGGACGCAGGGAAAAACTCCTTACTTTTGGATACCATCAACAGTATACCGTCATCCAGCCGCACTGAAGGAAAGGAATATTTACACTCAGCTGGCACAATCTCTCCAACGTCATCTTTAGAGGAAGACAAGTGCTTCAAGTCACCTCCATCCGAAGAATACCAGCCCGTTGTTCCTGAACTGGAGGCTCTTTCGAAGCCTACCACTCAGGTAcatgaagaagatgaagaagatgaagaggaggatgaggaccAGACGCCCAATATCGATGTGCCTCTTGGAAAGTTGCATGAAGGCTATGCGTCTGCTGCAATGCAAGACCAAGAACAAGGATTTGATAAGTCTCCCTCCTCAATGGCACCTCTTTCCTCACCTTTCTCACAAGTAAAGGATGATAAAATGACCTGTCTTTCTCAGGTTGAGCCCACTAAGGCAGAAGTTGCTGAAAAACCTCTACCTTCTGCAACCAATTTCTCCAGCACACCGGAAACAAGTGCTACTTCAGAACCAGAAGGGAGATGTCTGAGTCCAGATGAAAGCACTATGAGAATGGCTTCACCTACACAGTCAGGTCCTACCAGCAGTGGCTATTCGCCTACCGAGGAAAAGGCACAGAAGTCAATAACCATGGAGAAAGAGGACCAAATGGACAAGGACACAAAACATGAAACAGTCCCCTTAATTGATGCTAATGAAAAGACTTCTGTGAAAATTACAGAGGACGAATGTGACCCATTCAAAAAGGGCTTCTCAAGCACTCGGGCAACTTTTGATGATTCAGGTGAAGAagaagatgaggaggaggaggaagaggaggtggaggaagaTGAAGAAGCAGAGGAAAATGATTATTATAAGGAGGAAGGTTTGAAGACTTGCGGTAAAACTAAATacaaggaagagagggagagcacaTTCCTTGATGAGGAATTCACATGTGAGCCTCAGTCTCTAAAAGAGGAGAAGCTGtctggaaaagagaaagaggaaacgGAGAAGGAAGATAAACCACAAGACATGACGCACTTGGAGAAAGAACGCAAAGTCCAGATGCTTGGCtttgaggaggaggaagatAGTGAAACTGAGGATTGCACTTACTCGACTGTGAAAGGGTCTCAGGGCAAGTTAGACTCAGTGTCAGTAGGCCAAGGCAAAAAAGATGTGTTATATTCAGAGGGAGATGACACAACAGCAACCTCCAAAGACGCCGATAAAAGCGTACACTTCAACTTGTACTCCTTCCCTGAACGCGAAAAGGGTCCTAAGGATGAGTATATGCGGGAAGTAAGGCAAGATACACCTTATGTAGGGAAGACTTTTACCTACTCTGATACGTATGACAGCAAATCTAGTTCAGTGGATAGTTCATACTCTCCCAAATTAACAAAGGACTTCATGGACAAATTTGATGAGAATGAAAGCATTGAGAAGGAGGCAGACAAAAAAGATTCCACATATAGTACCAGTTCATTCGAAATGACAAATGACTCACCTTTTGAGCAATCTCTAAAGGAAGTGTCGTCAGCTTCGTACAGTGAAACTAAAACCATGTATGGGGCATCGTATATGAGTGACGTTTCAGAGGGAAAATCTACAGAACAGCTGGCTAAAGTTGAACCGGAGACAGCTGAAAAATCCCCACGTTCCTTCTCGCCAGTAAGAGACCCCTTTTCTGTTAAATTTGATGAGCCCACTGTCATCGGAAAGACAGAAGTCAGTGCCCCAGCATCCAATGATTTTCTAGATGACTTCACTGCTTCTGGCTTTTCTGCAAAAAGTAGCGGTCCAGCTCAGTCTTTAAGCAGTGCACAGGGAGCGATTGCAAAAGACATGAAGATGCTTGCACATGGagaggatgatgatgacgaagaggaggatgaggaggacgATGACGAAGATGAAGACGATGATGAAATGTACGGAAGACGTGTTAGTGATAGTGACCAGGAGAAAGGTGCCAAAGACAGATCAGAGAAAGAATTCAATCCATTTAGTGGTGTCTCCAGCACAGTGTCTCCTCCATTTAAGGAGGGAAAGAAGGACACCTTCCAAGACTTTGGCCTGAGCACAGAGAGTTTTGGCAAACCCCCCGCCCCTGCTCCTTTTGAATCCACTGTAAGTCACAAAAGTCCTGAGGAAGCTTTCAGCGTGACTAAAGATGAAGCCTCCTCACTACTGTCCAGCAGCCACATGACAACATACACATCAGGATATGAATATTCTTATGGTGAGGAGAAAGATGCATTCCCATCTAACCAGTTTGAGGGGAAGGTCCAAACCGAAGACAGCTTTGACAAGTCTTACTTACCCCTCTCTACAAAGTCAAGTGAggataaatttcatgatgagaaAGATGTTGAATTTGAGAAGCAAAAAACACCAGATGTTGTAGCTAAAAAGCCAGGAGACTCAGTCTCACCAGGTTTCAATTATGCAACAACAACCGCCACTGCgtattcctcctcctcctcctacagcCACTCTTCTTCtgcctctgcttctctctccaCCAGCCGCCAGTTTGGAGACGAACTAGAGACTCCGGCAAGTGGCGGCTATGAATATTCATCCTTTAAAGATGAGCATTCACTCGTGATGGATTCCCCATTCTCCAGTTCCAGTGGACTGGTTAAAGATGAGTATTTAGAAGTGTCTGAGAAGCTGACGCCCGCCACTACAACGGCAGAGTCGACTTCTAGCCTTGCGAGGTTTTCTCCATTGTCACCGTTTGAGGAGATAAAACCCTTCCCTACTCACTCAGTCCCCTCTACAGATGATAAGAGAGAAGAAGTCGCCAGCTCTGCCAGTGGTACTTTGGACAAGGGTCCCCAGGGTGCATGCTTTTACAAGCCAGAATGGGGGGATGATACGAATTTGCAGGCTGAATATGGAGCTACTGGGCCTTACAGTCCTCCATCCCAGTCTGTTGATAAGGACCCCTTGACAAAAGATCTGTTTGCTGCTTCTTTAACGCCTCGTGGTGATGCCACTGAGAAACAGTATTATGAAGACACAGAGAGTagtgaagaagaagatgattACATGTGTGAAAGATCTCCATTCACAGCTGTCCAAGCAGACAAGAAAGATAACCCTTTTTCCTTGACGGAACAGTTAACTATGGACACGACTGCCAGTAAGGTAGGCACACTGCCAGATGTGCTTACCTATAGTTCTTCAAAGCCAGAGACTGCAAACGGTCCTGCAGAAATGAGCATGGTAGCACCAGACGGCTTTGGTGGAGCTAGCAAGACAACAACAGCAAGCCTGTTGAAAAGTGAAGTGAAAAGTGAGGAATATGAAGCTGGCAAGATTAGGAATCCTTTCGAATGGGAAATGATGCAGCAAAGAGGCATTTACCCAGGGGCTTCACCACCTCACTATCGTCATGAGGATGAgtatgaagaagaagaagaaatggaACCGGAGCATCCACCCCGTCCTCTTTCCCTTGCATCCGCTGACCAGTCCTTCCAGTCCTCTTATTATAAAGAAGACTCAGGCAGGCAAGATGACTCAGATCACCCTCCTGACGTGTGTATGGGTGCCAGCCCCTTCTCCTCTTCGGCATCGCCAGGTTACTCGTCCTCAGAGTACAAGCAAAGGAAAGGAGACACCTCTCCCTCGTTTATCAACCCAAACCTCTGCCAGCTGTCCAGtgatgaggaggatgaggatgagcaCAGCCAGGATTTTGACCAGCAGCAGCCTGCAGGCAAGACAAGATATCACACCCAACCTCACCATCATTCACACAGGGAGGACAGCGAATCACAGCACCTTTCTGGAGCCGCGGCTGCAGGGATCGGTCTAGCGGGAGAGGACACGCCCCCGACGTCTGTCAGCGAATCCCTGCCCTCGCAGACAGATTCCGATGTTCCGCCGGGAACCGAAGAGTGCCCTTCCATCACGGCGGAGGGAAACGTAGAATCAGATGAGGATGCAGATTACCTCCCTGTAGATAAGTCATCCGGAGCTTACGGTGGAAAACATTACTCATCTAGGTCTTCAGAGAAAAACCACGATCCACTGCCCTCGCCCATGAGGGATCCAGCCCCCTTTCCGCCTCACCCCGACGTATGCATGGTAGACCCAGAGGCACTCTCCAGTCTTACAGACAAACCCCTCAAGAAAGATCCTAAGGCGAAAGGCCTGCGTAAGTCAAAGTCAAAGTCTCCTGGCAGGAAGGCGGACGCCAGAAGTAAAAGATCCCCATCAAAGGACACTTCTCCTCGCACCACATCCCTGAAGAAGAAGGACATTGACGATGATGTGTCCAGGTCCAGTCACAACACAGGCAGAGGACTAGTCAATGGGATTAAAAGCATGTCAG TTTCAAACGCTGCGAAATCCAGTTCCGCTGCTCCCCCTGGTGCTCCCATCTACGTGGACCTGGCCTACATTCCCAACCACTGCAGTGCTAAAAACGTTGACCAGGAGTTCTTCAAACGTGTGCGCTCTGCTTATTACGTAGTGAGCGGGAACGACTCCAGCAGTGGGGAGCCTAGCCGCGTGGTCCTGGACGCTTTGCTGGAGGGAAAATCACAGTGGGGATCTAATTTACAG GTGACGTTGATCCCCACCCATGACACCGAGGTGATGAGGGAATGGTATCAGCAGACACACGAGAAGCAGCAGGAGCTGAACATCATGGTTCTGGCCAGCAGCAGCACTGTGGTGATGCAGGACGAGTCTTTCCCCGCCTGCAAGATTGAGTTTTAA